From one Planktothrix agardhii NIES-204 genomic stretch:
- a CDS encoding Na+-dependent nucleoside transporter, which translates to MERGISLLGLFVFVGISYLCSVNRQAVRWHPVLWGIGLQFILAVLILKTQAGFALFEFLGNAVSHFLNFSDQGAKFVFGEDFQDHFIAFKVLPTIIFFSSFISILYHYKILQKIVEAVAWVMMRTLKTSGSETLSCSANIFIGQTEAPLLIKPYIYTLTNSELHAVMTGGFATIAGGVMAAYISFGIPAEHILAASVMSAPAALAISKIFYPETEISLTKGKVKIEVQPTSANGIDAAATGASDGMKLALNVAAMLIAFLGLLALINGVLQWLGSFWGMPSLSLEGILGYLFAPVAWLMGIPIADCLQVGVLLGKKTVLNEFIAYLDLKQLIENSQQLAQGKGGENSVSTISERAIIISTYALCGFSNIGSIAIQIGGISAIAPERQADVARLGIRAMIAGSIACFMTACIAGILL; encoded by the coding sequence ATGGAACGTGGAATTTCACTTTTGGGATTATTTGTTTTTGTAGGAATTTCCTATCTCTGTTCGGTGAATCGTCAAGCGGTGCGTTGGCATCCGGTTTTATGGGGGATTGGATTACAGTTTATTTTAGCCGTACTCATCCTCAAAACTCAGGCTGGTTTTGCTTTATTTGAGTTTTTAGGAAATGCGGTCAGTCACTTTCTTAACTTTTCTGATCAGGGAGCCAAATTTGTTTTTGGAGAAGATTTTCAAGACCATTTTATTGCTTTTAAAGTTTTACCAACAATTATTTTCTTTTCCTCTTTTATTTCTATTTTATATCATTATAAAATTTTACAAAAAATTGTAGAAGCCGTGGCTTGGGTAATGATGCGAACTTTGAAAACATCAGGTTCAGAAACTTTATCCTGTTCGGCGAATATTTTTATCGGACAAACGGAGGCTCCGTTATTAATTAAACCCTATATTTATACCTTAACAAATTCAGAACTTCATGCGGTGATGACTGGGGGATTTGCCACCATTGCCGGAGGGGTGATGGCCGCTTATATTTCCTTTGGGATTCCCGCCGAACATATTCTGGCGGCTTCTGTGATGTCGGCTCCTGCTGCTTTAGCAATTTCTAAAATATTCTATCCTGAAACGGAAATCTCTTTAACTAAAGGAAAAGTTAAAATAGAAGTTCAACCCACTTCTGCTAATGGGATTGATGCGGCGGCAACTGGCGCCAGTGACGGGATGAAATTAGCTTTAAATGTGGCGGCAATGTTAATTGCTTTTTTAGGATTATTAGCCTTAATTAATGGGGTTTTACAATGGTTGGGAAGTTTTTGGGGGATGCCTTCTTTATCTTTAGAAGGAATTTTGGGTTATTTATTTGCTCCGGTGGCTTGGTTAATGGGAATTCCAATCGCAGATTGTTTACAGGTGGGAGTTTTATTGGGTAAAAAAACAGTTCTAAATGAATTTATTGCCTATTTAGATTTAAAACAATTGATCGAAAATTCTCAACAACTCGCTCAAGGCAAGGGGGGAGAAAATAGCGTTTCTACTATTTCTGAACGGGCTATAATTATTTCTACTTATGCCCTCTGTGGGTTTTCTAATATTGGTTCGATTGCCATACAAATTGGGGGAATTTCTGCGATCGCTCCAGAACGACAAGCCGATGTTGCTCGATTAGGAATTAGAGCGATGATCGCGGGTTCTATTGCCTGTTTTATGACCGCTTGTATTGCTGGTATATTATTATAA
- the engA gene encoding GTP-binding protein EngA, protein MSLPIVAIIGRPNVGKSTLANRLAGNPEAIVHDQPGITRDRTYRPAFWQDREFQVVDTGGLVFDDDTEFLPMIREQAMIALTEATAAIFVVDGQVGLTGGDEAIASWLREQSIPILLAVNKCESPTTGIVQAADFWELGLGEPYPVSGIHGSGTGELLDDLIKHLPPINELETEKEIKVAIIGRPNVGKSSLLNAFLGENRAIVSPISGTTRDAIDTVIERDGKTYRLIDTAGIRRKKNVEYGAEFFGINRAFKAINRADVVLLVIDAIDQVTDQDQKLADRIIEEGRSCVIVVNKWDAIEKDTYTILDYEKEVRAKLYFMDWAELIFISAKTGQRVEKILNLVDTAAEGHERRVSTAVINEVIEEAVSWHSAPVTRQGKQGKIYYGTQVSSKPPTLVLFVNDPKRFNDNYRRYIDGQFRKQLGFKGTPIKLIWRGKSAREIERNPANRATRVK, encoded by the coding sequence ATGTCTCTACCTATTGTTGCTATTATTGGCCGTCCTAATGTCGGAAAATCAACTCTAGCCAATCGTTTGGCGGGAAATCCCGAAGCGATTGTGCATGATCAGCCCGGTATTACCCGCGATCGCACCTATCGCCCCGCCTTTTGGCAGGATCGAGAATTTCAAGTTGTCGATACGGGCGGTTTAGTCTTTGATGATGATACAGAATTTTTGCCCATGATTCGAGAACAAGCAATGATCGCTTTAACCGAAGCCACCGCCGCGATTTTTGTGGTAGATGGTCAGGTGGGTTTGACGGGTGGGGATGAAGCGATCGCAAGTTGGTTACGAGAACAATCAATACCGATTTTATTAGCAGTAAATAAATGTGAATCTCCCACCACTGGAATTGTTCAAGCCGCCGATTTTTGGGAATTGGGACTAGGGGAACCCTATCCGGTTTCTGGGATTCATGGATCGGGAACCGGGGAATTATTAGATGATTTGATTAAGCATTTACCCCCGATTAATGAACTCGAAACTGAAAAAGAAATTAAAGTAGCAATTATTGGTCGTCCTAATGTTGGAAAATCAAGTTTATTGAATGCCTTTTTAGGAGAAAATCGCGCCATTGTTAGTCCGATTTCCGGTACAACCCGAGATGCAATTGATACGGTAATTGAACGGGATGGAAAAACCTATCGCTTAATTGATACCGCCGGAATTAGACGCAAAAAAAATGTGGAATATGGGGCGGAATTTTTTGGGATTAATCGAGCTTTTAAAGCTATTAATCGGGCGGATGTGGTGTTACTTGTGATTGATGCGATTGATCAAGTTACCGATCAAGATCAAAAATTAGCTGATCGGATTATTGAAGAAGGTCGATCCTGTGTAATTGTGGTGAATAAATGGGATGCGATCGAGAAAGATACCTATACTATTTTAGACTATGAAAAAGAAGTTCGAGCCAAACTCTATTTTATGGATTGGGCGGAATTAATTTTTATCAGTGCTAAAACGGGTCAACGGGTTGAAAAAATTCTGAATTTAGTTGATACTGCCGCCGAAGGTCATGAACGACGAGTCTCAACGGCCGTAATTAATGAAGTGATTGAAGAAGCAGTTAGTTGGCATTCTGCCCCCGTCACTCGCCAAGGGAAACAGGGGAAAATCTACTATGGAACCCAAGTTAGTAGTAAACCTCCGACGCTGGTTTTATTTGTTAATGATCCTAAACGATTTAATGACAATTACCGTCGTTATATTGATGGTCAATTCCGTAAACAATTGGGCTTTAAAGGTACACCGATCAAGTTAATTTGGCGAGGAAAATCTGCCCGAGAAATTGAACGAAATCCGGCTAACCGAGCCACACGGGTTAAATAA